One stretch of Paenibacillus sp. AN1007 DNA includes these proteins:
- a CDS encoding ABC transporter permease: MNSLNIAWLMIRRTLGRKRGVIAFLLLPCLVVTGAVALFGSEQAGRAVIPYVNMDQGAAGTWMIKELSRMKEYSFKPMSSETEVKSDVVRQKGNMGLVIPAGYTQSLLHGEQASIELIEMRVSESSYILRAAVQGAADGLKQTAAAVRTFSSVSSVNGAAVSSDEKFEQVLQEAGRHTLSGEALNLQLYPKPGLNNVTGFTIMFMMGLLTSAVAVIMEDRKQRTMARMYTAPVRSYEIALGNFLGSLAIGIIQIVLVLGISRWVLQYDAGIPFGTHFLILGAFMLVSMGLASTVSGLIRETKNASMLNSLIIVPTCMIGGCFWPLSIMPDYMQKLANFVPQKWTIQAVETISAGGTLADITLPLLILTVMAVILLAVGSVILRPDQPGMDA; encoded by the coding sequence ATGAATAGTCTGAATATTGCCTGGCTGATGATCAGGAGGACACTTGGACGCAAACGAGGAGTGATTGCTTTTCTACTGCTTCCGTGTCTTGTTGTGACGGGTGCGGTCGCCCTTTTTGGAAGTGAGCAGGCAGGCCGTGCTGTTATTCCTTATGTAAATATGGATCAGGGCGCTGCAGGGACTTGGATGATAAAAGAGCTTTCCCGAATGAAAGAATACAGCTTTAAACCGATGAGCAGTGAGACAGAAGTTAAATCAGATGTAGTCCGGCAGAAAGGAAACATGGGCCTCGTCATTCCCGCTGGTTACACACAATCGCTGCTGCATGGCGAGCAGGCATCCATCGAATTAATTGAAATGCGTGTCAGTGAAAGTTCGTACATTCTTCGGGCAGCTGTCCAAGGAGCAGCGGATGGGTTAAAACAGACTGCTGCTGCCGTTAGAACCTTTTCCTCCGTGTCCTCAGTAAATGGTGCTGCTGTAAGTTCAGATGAAAAGTTTGAGCAGGTTCTGCAGGAGGCAGGCAGACATACCCTTTCAGGGGAAGCACTGAATCTGCAGCTCTACCCGAAGCCCGGGTTAAATAACGTTACGGGATTCACAATTATGTTCATGATGGGGCTCCTGACCAGTGCAGTCGCCGTTATTATGGAGGACCGAAAGCAGCGGACCATGGCCCGGATGTATACGGCTCCTGTCAGGTCATATGAGATTGCACTTGGTAATTTTCTGGGCAGTCTCGCCATCGGGATTATCCAGATTGTTCTGGTGCTGGGCATCAGCCGATGGGTACTGCAGTATGATGCAGGAATTCCGTTTGGTACTCATTTTCTAATCCTGGGTGCGTTTATGCTGGTATCCATGGGATTGGCAAGTACCGTCAGCGGTCTGATCCGCGAAACGAAAAATGCCAGCATGCTGAACTCCCTCATTATTGTACCGACTTGTATGATTGGAGGGTGCTTCTGGCCGTTATCCATCATGCCGGATTACATGCAGAAACTGGCAAACTTCGTACCCCAGAAATGGACTATACAAGCTGTTGAAACGATCTCTGCAGGGGGGACGCTGG
- a CDS encoding ABC transporter permease: MSMWHICMFELRRILKIRSVVLNLFILPLLLIFILGTALSSAMGTGEENIPDVLRVGVIQPSDMSSPMGEAFKVFATTPEVSRMMKVQNMPSKDEAVNALKQGKLDFAVIMTSDMMQQWMAGKEVKLQWILGKDSTLNIVGQTLFTRFTDELNRQAAIAEVLGPEMIPAASAQTAAESEEQSSIRVSSPGHSDRSYSASQYYAAAMLAMFMLYSGMTTINSLFTERDKKTLARLQAAPVGNGVIFAGKIAGNSLLAFMQAIIIILMTHVLFGVDWGGHPGLIMLLCVLITLASMTLGIIVALVSKSAASASTIMQSIIIVMTFISGGFTPIAIDFVQRISEFTVNHWALQSFLSMMLGASVREIMHNMLMLGAVCAVLAAVAAVIYRKAGYRYE; this comes from the coding sequence ATGAGCATGTGGCATATTTGTATGTTTGAGTTAAGACGAATTTTAAAAATTCGTTCTGTTGTACTGAATCTGTTTATTCTGCCCTTATTGTTAATCTTTATATTAGGTACGGCGTTATCAAGCGCAATGGGAACAGGGGAGGAAAACATACCTGATGTGCTGCGGGTAGGGGTCATACAGCCTTCTGACATGTCGTCTCCTATGGGTGAAGCATTCAAAGTTTTTGCAACCACCCCTGAAGTGAGCAGGATGATGAAGGTTCAGAATATGCCCTCCAAAGATGAAGCGGTGAATGCGCTCAAACAGGGAAAACTTGACTTTGCGGTGATCATGACCTCGGATATGATGCAGCAGTGGATGGCGGGAAAAGAGGTCAAGCTGCAGTGGATTCTGGGCAAGGACAGCACACTGAATATAGTGGGGCAGACCCTGTTCACTCGCTTTACGGACGAGTTAAATCGACAAGCGGCGATTGCTGAGGTCCTTGGGCCAGAGATGATTCCGGCCGCAAGTGCACAAACTGCAGCTGAATCAGAGGAACAATCCAGCATTAGAGTCAGCAGCCCGGGACATTCCGATCGATCCTACAGCGCTTCACAATATTATGCGGCGGCGATGCTGGCGATGTTTATGCTGTATTCCGGCATGACGACAATAAATAGTCTGTTCACGGAGCGGGACAAAAAGACACTTGCTCGTCTTCAGGCTGCTCCCGTGGGTAACGGAGTCATCTTTGCCGGTAAAATTGCTGGCAACAGCCTTCTTGCTTTTATGCAGGCAATCATTATTATTCTGATGACTCATGTGTTATTTGGTGTCGACTGGGGCGGTCATCCCGGGCTGATCATGCTGCTCTGTGTACTGATTACCCTTGCATCCATGACCTTGGGCATTATTGTGGCATTGGTTAGTAAAAGTGCTGCTTCCGCCAGTACGATCATGCAGAGCATCATTATTGTAATGACATTTATTAGTGGAGGATTTACCCCGATTGCCATAGACTTTGTACAGCGCATAAGTGAATTTACAGTGAATCATTGGGCTCTGCAAAGTTTTCTCAGTATGATGCTGGGCGCCTCTGTACGTGAGATTATGCATAATATGTTGATGTTGGGAGCTGTATGTGCAGTGCTTGCTGCTGTCGCCGCAGTGATCTATAGAAAGGCTGGTTATCGTTATGAATAG